GATTTTTGCAAACTAAGTGGTAACACTGTCGGACAACTTTATCTGGGGCATATTTGCTAACGGTCATACCGAAGTCTGGAAAATGTCTTGTAATGAAAACCACTaacgtttgtaatttttttttttttattctttacaagttagcccttgactacaatctcacctgatggtaagtgatgatgcaatctaagatggaagcgggttaacttgttaggaggaggatgaagtaccacacccctttcggtttctacacggcttcgtactggaacgctaaatcgcttggcggtacgtcattgccggtaaggtggtaactagtcacggcggaagcctcccatcagccagacctggacaaattaagaaaatctcaatcggtccagccggggatcgaacccaggacctccgtcttgtaaatccatcgcgcataccactgcgccacagaggtcgtcaaaagtcGGAATTTGGTCCGACTCGCCATGTACACAAAGTTTGAGCCATATGGTCATGGACAAATATTATAGTACCTACCCTACATATACACACCAGGGGCATACATGATAGAAATGCAAGGAGTGCAATGAATTTTAACTAACCCAATAAGGTATAATTCTATATCAGTTGTCGCAGACtcttattccaaaaaaaaaaaaaagtattttctgtCAAATAttgatatcaaaaatattttttttgttacaggtaGAAGGTATGCGGGCTCACAAGATACCCGCTGCCTTGCTACTGTTGCTGTTTGCAATAGACTCCTTACACGCCAACAGGAGGAAGCAAAAGGAGAAAATTATTCAAACTACCACCAACATTTGCGATATAAGCGATCGAGACTCCAAAGTGCACTGCTACTGTGAAAACAGCCCCGAAATAAACGAGGCAATTAAAACAGAATGCTGGGTATTCAACGGTGGTATAGACAAGACAGATCCTTTATGGCCAAGTTTCACTTCGCAGACAAATATAGAAACGTTGGCTTTCAACGTTAGGGCGGACGGGGGATTAAGCTTCGTGCCAACGAAGGTTTTAAGATACTTACGCAAATTGAAGCACTTTAGCATAAAGTACAGCTCGATACTCAAGATTGAGAGCAACACTTTTGTTAACTTAACGTCAATACAGGAGATGACCTTGACTAAAAACCAAATAGTTGTACTAAGTAAGAATGCTTTTTATAATTTACCCAATCTTACAATACTCACGTtagatgaaaatcggttgaaaaAGATTGAAACAGACACGTTCTATGAACTACCAGCCttacaaaaactatttttaactagtaataatataagtgTCATAGAAGACGGTGCTTTTCGGCATCTAGTTAATTTGTTAGAACTAGAATTGGATAGGAATAATATAAGTGAACTGAAAAAAGAGTGTTTCGATGGACTCGCTAATTTGAGACGTCTAGActtaagaagaaataaaatagcCGTGCTTAATTCTTTTACATTCACTGAGTTGTGGAACCTTCAGGAGTTGTCATTAGACTATAACGAGATTTATATATTAGCTCAGAGAACATTCGATGGATTGTCGCAGTTGAAAAAGTTGAGCATAAGTCACAACAAGTTGATTACTTTAACTGATGGACTGTTCGAAGGAGTTCGAGGACTGTCAGCCTTAGACTTGAGACACAACAAGCTAAAAAGATTCACAATGGAAAACTTACGGCCTATTTACGACAATTTGAAAATGCAGAAAAGCTACATATTTTTGGAAGGTACGTATACAAGAATGATATGAATAGCAGCTCAATGTGTGTAGAGAAATGCATGTTTGATATGATATcatcatattaaaataatcaagtttataaaaaaatataaatgaaaatcaatAGGTACGTACTATCTTCGAAATTAGCAAGTTTTTAGCCTCAATACCGTTTTGGCTGGAAAGCCTGCAGAAAGCCTCAATGGACTATTGTCAACTAAGTACTTTACCACACTTTTTTGCTTAATTGAAAGCAATAACAAAGAATAATAAGTACTACAAACGTAGCTATTGATTTTTCTAAAACAAcatattttaccactagacaatttattattaatacaacaATAGAACTAATACATCACAATAGTCATATTTTAAATGTGATAACAGctaaatcattttaatattcaaatcaTGCAAACATCAGATGTGTGgttttattatgtaggtactttcaTTGTTTGCATGCTAACAATTTTgaagtaatataaataacagaCATAATGAACTAACATTAACCatgttcatattattattatatatttaaaatgaaacctTTTATGTGGTTTTGTTCTGGGAAACTAAGTAGCGGCCAAAGATAGCCatcaaataaactttttttcctttttaattgattttaaaatttcaaatcatcATAGCCGCAAAATTCAAATAAGACCATCAAACC
This sequence is a window from Bicyclus anynana chromosome 16, ilBicAnyn1.1, whole genome shotgun sequence. Protein-coding genes within it:
- the LOC112056905 gene encoding connectin-like; the encoded protein is MRAHKIPAALLLLLFAIDSLHANRRKQKEKIIQTTTNICDISDRDSKVHCYCENSPEINEAIKTECWVFNGGIDKTDPLWPSFTSQTNIETLAFNVRADGGLSFVPTKVLRYLRKLKHFSIKYSSILKIESNTFVNLTSIQEMTLTKNQIVVLSKNAFYNLPNLTILTLDENRLKKIETDTFYELPALQKLFLTSNNISVIEDGAFRHLVNLLELELDRNNISELKKECFDGLANLRRLDLRRNKIAVLNSFTFTELWNLQELSLDYNEIYILAQRTFDGLSQLKKLSISHNKLITLTDGLFEGVRGLSALDLRHNKLKRFTMENLRPIYDNLKMQKSYIFLEGNEFDCDCHLAWMHKLRHEAKSIKVRTSLENFICKFNSDPVLSSHLTYYERMSTSNNLEEMEKIRNDLDAPDELSDDAEDNYLDEPKKIKADNERTLLQIPVELLPCPAEVKSVTDRTYTYPSQNEAKDYRNLIQSSSTLCFDRNHLVFVLLLYLLVT